From Kineosporia succinea, the proteins below share one genomic window:
- a CDS encoding FliO/MopB family protein, protein MIGGDLDMLGRVVGGLIVVLVSIALVARIARKAGGENGGSGLKIVERIGLSREANLAVVEISDRKLLLGVTSQGVTMLADIDSSTPEGSAQLAEAVASRRSRRSRTGRPASGGFVSMLGASLRQQLGLSRTEDDVEPSRSSRRSAKRGRRKADSRAAARAAHGVTVPTVVPSRVPSSVSAPENIDLDELNETEDAAAVLASMFGQEAPAPVRTTENAQSSQWFEETASTDSADEPTNDVIELEPAPVSVAERLLESAPESTYEPSYEPTSASFAESAAPVEPSAPVDALLIDVRDTVDPTPPVTRETEATGTSTIDLDRPTRPSGRRAAGPPQDATPRTRAQNRASLRDAPADDVPTPLPGTLNVDEFPDLATALRAAGRTAADRETVTNTPDSVPVPAQRRGEDLDPRPSMAPAQAQPTAQAAPPVPQPPFRPRDQRPAPVSGSGPRRAARSESLSERTARQVAEFQAEAYPARAAQNRAPETLPAQTRPAGRRQAGPAQGRHPAQPPRQIQPQRPPQPRRENQARRENQARRNNPAKPGNPAQAGNPAQAGNEPGRDLRPQRPAPARRTASVAATPPPTPARRAQSVLPNQTRAQAQGRASQTPAQPSGRRSQQQDPQVNGSVLSPRTWRQGVDALRDLTVRRG, encoded by the coding sequence ATGATCGGCGGCGACCTGGACATGCTGGGTCGCGTCGTCGGCGGCCTGATCGTGGTGCTGGTGTCGATCGCCCTGGTCGCGCGGATCGCGCGCAAGGCCGGCGGCGAGAACGGTGGCAGCGGCCTGAAGATCGTCGAGCGGATCGGGCTGTCCCGCGAGGCCAACCTGGCCGTCGTCGAGATCTCCGACCGCAAGCTGCTTCTCGGCGTCACCTCGCAGGGGGTGACCATGCTGGCCGACATCGACTCCTCCACGCCGGAGGGTTCAGCGCAGCTCGCCGAGGCGGTCGCCTCGCGGCGCTCCCGCCGCTCGCGCACGGGCCGCCCGGCTTCCGGGGGTTTCGTGTCGATGCTCGGGGCGAGCCTGCGTCAACAGCTCGGTCTGAGCAGGACTGAGGACGACGTGGAGCCTTCGCGCTCCTCCCGCCGGTCCGCGAAGCGTGGCCGTCGCAAGGCGGATTCGCGCGCTGCCGCCCGGGCCGCGCACGGCGTCACCGTGCCGACCGTGGTGCCCAGCCGGGTTCCCAGCTCGGTGAGTGCCCCGGAGAACATCGATCTCGACGAGCTGAACGAGACCGAGGACGCCGCCGCGGTTCTGGCCTCGATGTTCGGCCAGGAAGCACCCGCCCCGGTCCGGACGACCGAGAACGCCCAGTCGTCGCAGTGGTTCGAGGAGACGGCTTCCACGGACAGCGCCGACGAGCCGACGAACGACGTGATCGAGCTCGAGCCGGCCCCGGTCTCGGTGGCCGAGCGGCTGCTGGAATCGGCACCCGAGTCGACCTACGAGCCCAGTTACGAGCCCACTTCCGCTTCCTTCGCCGAGAGCGCCGCTCCGGTCGAGCCTTCGGCCCCGGTCGACGCGCTGCTCATCGATGTCCGCGACACCGTCGACCCGACGCCCCCGGTGACCCGGGAGACCGAGGCGACCGGAACGTCCACCATCGACCTCGACCGACCCACCCGGCCCTCGGGCCGACGGGCGGCCGGCCCCCCGCAGGACGCGACGCCGCGCACCCGCGCCCAGAACCGGGCATCCCTGCGCGACGCCCCGGCCGACGACGTGCCCACCCCGCTGCCCGGCACCCTGAACGTGGACGAGTTCCCCGACCTGGCCACCGCTCTGCGGGCCGCCGGTCGCACCGCCGCGGACCGGGAGACGGTCACGAACACCCCTGATTCCGTTCCGGTTCCGGCCCAGCGCCGGGGCGAGGACCTGGACCCGCGGCCCTCGATGGCCCCGGCTCAGGCCCAGCCGACCGCTCAGGCGGCGCCTCCGGTTCCGCAGCCCCCGTTCCGGCCCCGCGACCAGCGTCCGGCTCCGGTTTCCGGTTCCGGCCCGCGGCGCGCCGCCCGGTCGGAGAGCCTGAGCGAGCGAACCGCTCGTCAGGTGGCCGAGTTCCAGGCCGAGGCCTACCCGGCCCGCGCCGCACAGAACCGCGCTCCCGAGACGCTTCCGGCGCAGACCCGTCCGGCCGGTCGTCGTCAGGCCGGTCCTGCGCAGGGGCGGCACCCGGCCCAGCCGCCGCGGCAGATCCAGCCGCAGCGCCCGCCCCAGCCCCGGCGTGAGAACCAGGCCCGGCGTGAGAACCAGGCCCGGCGCAACAACCCGGCGAAGCCCGGCAACCCGGCGCAGGCCGGCAACCCGGCGCAGGCCGGCAACGAGCCCGGCCGGGACCTGCGGCCGCAGCGTCCGGCCCCGGCCCGCCGCACCGCCTCGGTGGCCGCGACACCGCCGCCCACCCCGGCCCGGCGCGCCCAGTCGGTGCTGCCGAACCAGACTCGAGCCCAGGCGCAGGGACGCGCCTCCCAGACTCCGGCCCAGCCGTCCGGCCGCCGGTCTCAGCAGCAGGACCCGCAGGTCAACGGATCGGTGCTGTCGCCCAGGACGTGGCGACAGGGAGTGGACGCGCTGCGTGATCTGACCGTCCGGCGGGGGTGA